In Leptolyngbya sp. CCY15150, a genomic segment contains:
- a CDS encoding diheme cytochrome c, with translation MARFDFASPSRGRSPRLIVVMLVGLLSVLLSLGLTQTRPALASSPQAIAQSDTQTAPLALPERPSIGTVDPVPEDYHLGQRRYLETCAGCHLPLPPAVMPDETWRQLLQDPQHYGVILPQQLPTQTVQIWDYLRDFSRPLRDGETVPYRLNTSRYFAALHPQVEFSAPITANSCTACHIGAEDYNYRQLTAEWQ, from the coding sequence ATGGCCCGTTTTGATTTCGCTTCGCCATCTCGGGGGCGATCGCCCCGCCTGATTGTGGTCATGCTTGTGGGTTTGTTGAGCGTCCTGCTGAGTCTAGGTCTGACGCAAACTCGTCCTGCCCTGGCTTCTAGCCCGCAAGCGATCGCTCAGTCCGATACCCAGACCGCTCCCCTTGCGTTACCCGAACGTCCCAGTATTGGCACCGTCGATCCGGTGCCGGAAGACTACCACCTAGGGCAACGGCGCTATCTGGAAACCTGTGCTGGTTGCCACCTACCCCTGCCCCCCGCCGTCATGCCCGATGAAACCTGGCGGCAGCTTCTGCAGGATCCGCAGCACTATGGCGTGATTCTACCCCAGCAGTTGCCCACCCAAACCGTCCAGATCTGGGACTATCTGCGCGACTTCTCTCGCCCCCTGCGCGATGGAGAAACCGTTCCCTATAGACTGAATACATCCCGCTACTTTGCTGCCCTTCACCCTCAGGTGGAGTTCTCCGCCCCCATCACCGCCAACAGTTGTACCGCCTGCCACATTGGTGCTGAAGACTATAACTATCGCCAGCTCACCGCCGAATGGCAATGA
- a CDS encoding GNAT family N-acetyltransferase translates to MDCRHIQARVYDDRGQGHALVQDLDLQQVQTLFRHTAFWAQDRSVDEWAIALANSRPIATLWDSDRLIGFARATSDGIYRATIWDVVVHDDYQGAGLGRKLVETVLTHPHVNRVERVYLMTTHQQQFYERIGFAENQTTTMVLHNQRIEADALTAWSLESL, encoded by the coding sequence ATGGATTGTCGTCATATTCAGGCTCGGGTGTACGATGACCGAGGTCAGGGTCATGCCTTGGTGCAGGATCTTGATCTTCAGCAGGTGCAAACCCTGTTTCGCCACACGGCGTTTTGGGCACAGGATCGCAGCGTAGACGAATGGGCGATCGCCTTAGCCAACAGCCGCCCCATTGCCACGCTATGGGACAGCGATCGCTTGATTGGCTTTGCCCGAGCCACCTCCGACGGCATCTACCGCGCCACTATTTGGGACGTGGTGGTGCATGACGATTATCAAGGAGCTGGACTGGGGCGCAAGCTGGTGGAAACCGTGCTCACCCATCCCCACGTAAACCGCGTGGAGCGGGTGTACCTAATGACGACTCACCAGCAGCAGTTTTACGAGCGCATCGGCTTTGCAGAAAACCAAACCACCACCATGGTGCTGCACAACCAGAGGATTGAAGCGGATGCCCTCACCGCTTGGAGCTTAGAGAGTCTCTAG
- a CDS encoding leucyl aminopeptidase, translated as MDFQGIETSRVDWAGDCLAIGLAEEAIALNDDLIALDHVLEGALAELIEESEFKGKLGSSAVTRVGGQSAIRKVAVIGLGKTDALSLDHLRRGAASALRVAKREKCQTLGLSFPVWQGDSAASAQAITEGMELAANQDIRFKSSSDGADLKLKRVDLLGLAGQEAAIARAKTICQGVILARELVSAPANVVTPITLAETAQAIAQDHGLDLKILEKEDCEKLGMGAFLGVAQASDLPPKFIHLTYRPKGTPRRKVAIIGKGLTFDSGGLNIKPSGSGIEMMKTDMGGAAATLGAAKAIALLKPDVEVHFISAATENMISGRAMHPGDILTASNGKTIEVNNTDAEGRLTLADALVYTDKLGVDAMVDLATLTGACIVALGDDVAGLWSDQEAIAQELTQAAQQAGEKVWRLPMEEKYFDGLKSVVADMKNTGPRAGGAITAALFLKQFVTTTPWAHLDVAGPVWTEKEDGYNNPGGTGFAVRTLVNWVLN; from the coding sequence ATGGATTTTCAAGGTATAGAGACATCAAGAGTAGACTGGGCGGGCGATTGCCTAGCCATTGGCCTCGCTGAAGAAGCGATCGCCCTCAATGACGACCTGATTGCTCTCGATCATGTGCTGGAAGGCGCATTGGCGGAGCTGATTGAGGAAAGCGAGTTCAAGGGCAAGCTGGGCAGCAGTGCCGTGACCCGGGTGGGTGGACAGAGCGCCATCCGGAAGGTAGCGGTGATTGGTTTAGGCAAAACAGACGCCCTCTCGCTGGATCACCTACGACGGGGCGCGGCCAGTGCTCTGCGGGTGGCGAAGCGCGAAAAATGTCAAACCCTAGGGCTGAGTTTTCCGGTATGGCAAGGTGATTCGGCAGCATCGGCCCAAGCGATCACCGAAGGTATGGAGCTAGCGGCCAACCAGGATATCCGCTTCAAGTCGTCCTCCGATGGCGCAGACTTAAAACTAAAGCGGGTTGATTTACTCGGCCTGGCAGGACAAGAGGCCGCGATCGCCCGTGCCAAAACCATTTGCCAAGGGGTGATCCTAGCCCGTGAACTGGTGTCGGCTCCCGCCAATGTGGTCACGCCCATTACCCTGGCAGAGACGGCCCAAGCGATCGCCCAAGACCATGGCCTAGACCTGAAGATCCTAGAAAAAGAGGATTGTGAAAAGCTGGGCATGGGAGCATTTCTAGGCGTGGCCCAAGCGTCTGATCTGCCGCCCAAATTTATTCACCTCACCTATCGCCCCAAGGGCACCCCTCGGCGCAAAGTGGCGATTATTGGCAAAGGGCTCACCTTCGATTCCGGTGGACTGAATATCAAGCCCTCGGGCAGCGGCATTGAGATGATGAAAACCGATATGGGCGGTGCCGCCGCCACCCTGGGAGCAGCCAAGGCGATCGCTCTCCTGAAGCCCGACGTGGAGGTTCACTTCATCAGCGCTGCTACGGAAAATATGATCAGCGGTCGGGCCATGCACCCCGGTGATATTTTGACCGCATCCAACGGCAAAACCATTGAAGTCAACAACACCGACGCAGAAGGCCGCCTCACCCTCGCCGATGCCCTGGTCTATACTGACAAGCTCGGCGTAGACGCCATGGTCGATCTAGCCACCCTCACCGGAGCCTGCATCGTCGCCCTCGGGGATGACGTGGCGGGGCTGTGGAGTGACCAGGAGGCGATCGCCCAGGAGTTGACCCAGGCTGCCCAGCAAGCCGGGGAAAAAGTCTGGCGGCTGCCCATGGAGGAAAAATACTTTGATGGGCTCAAGTCGGTTGTGGCCGACATGAAAAACACCGGCCCCCGAGCTGGTGGGGCGATCACGGCAGCCCTGTTCCTCAAACAGTTTGTCACCACAACACCCTGGGCCCACCTCGATGTGGCCGGCCCCGTGTGGACAGAGAAGGAAGATGGCTACAACAACCCCGGCGGCACCGGCTTTGCGGTGCGCACCTTGGTGAACTGGGTGCTGAATTAA